A stretch of Thermodesulforhabdus norvegica DNA encodes these proteins:
- a CDS encoding 2-oxoacid:acceptor oxidoreductase family protein: MPYRYELRLSGSGGQGLILAGIILAEAAGIYDGKYVCQTQSYGPEARGGASKSEVVISDEEIDYPKAIKPDVLLAMNQKSCDAYFYDLKPGGMLIVDSTFVKHVPTTKAIGLPFTAAARRELQKEMVANVVALGALVTLTGAVSLKSLEAALLNRVPPGTEELNRKALELGINLAQNHLNGGEQGQHKT, from the coding sequence ATGCCATACAGGTATGAGCTGAGGCTTAGCGGCTCCGGTGGTCAGGGGCTTATTTTGGCTGGCATAATTCTGGCCGAGGCGGCAGGGATTTACGACGGGAAGTATGTTTGTCAGACTCAGAGCTACGGGCCGGAGGCCAGAGGCGGTGCCAGCAAGTCGGAAGTGGTCATAAGTGATGAGGAGATAGATTATCCGAAGGCGATCAAGCCGGATGTTTTGCTTGCCATGAATCAGAAGTCCTGTGATGCCTATTTTTACGACCTTAAGCCGGGTGGAATGCTGATTGTGGACAGCACCTTTGTCAAGCATGTACCGACGACGAAGGCGATAGGGTTGCCTTTTACGGCTGCGGCACGCAGGGAGTTGCAGAAGGAAATGGTTGCAAACGTGGTTGCCCTGGGAGCCCTCGTAACGTTGACCGGTGCGGTGTCGCTCAAAAGCCTGGAAGCCGCCCTTTTGAACCGCGTCCCTCCCGGAACGGAAGAACTTAACCGCAAGGCCCTTGAACTGGGTATAAATTTGGCCCAGAACCATCTTAACGGTGGAGAGCAAGGGCAGCATAAAACTTGA